A single window of Pseudoduganella plicata DNA harbors:
- a CDS encoding TonB-dependent receptor domain-containing protein — MAATPGCNTLRLALLPALLAAALAPHAYAAPAADDVDTVVITGKRIDEPGTTTALTADDLTRRGATDMQNMARYAPLVSVPGAASGSGNVWDGAGNTGFNIRGVEGNRVSLDLDGIALPDAAPKPDGMTANAFGVGRDYFDPETFRTVEISSGTTATRAGTPGLGGAVTFVTKAPEDYVSATHPVHADYKFGYDGAANMRMHALTGAVHSGAWEALALLVHRDGSALESSGSVAVNPDDWNSDALLAKLAYSPRQGHTLVATIDAYRAQHRRRFDNKQGASYPEGAAQDSRTRRSRASIDHRFTGTTPWFDTLESRIYVQDAEVADATHARYITGNQPYVRDIATGFENDSVGVTTNATKRFGAHGLAYGFSAESIETRRPWREDRTVIATGAHQIMSKNRMADTDTRKLAAYARGELALGDFTITPGLRYDHRELKPKNLSTYAVAVPGAAGEVREESDGYFTPSLALAYALRPEWSAYLQYSRGTRLPTAAERTGTYDSFSYTGGSNGYAVLGNAGLKKETSNAFELGIKGQVARGVRVSAALFHTSYDNLIEYAAQPPDPVNYPTITFGLYRPENVGDAKTWGGEASARFDFGQWSAPLNGTSLALVAGVQHSKARNEASGMEAELASTLPRKASATLAWDDPGKRGGASVSLVHVGAKRADADVFAAASAAVGTRFAVPSYTIMDLAAYWNVGGNAELTAGIYNVTDKKYWDYANSRSLPAGTTAATLADIERQARPGRYAAVTFKLIY, encoded by the coding sequence ATGGCCGCAACTCCTGGCTGTAACACTCTCCGGCTGGCATTGCTTCCCGCACTGCTGGCTGCCGCACTCGCTCCCCACGCATACGCCGCCCCTGCGGCCGACGACGTCGACACCGTCGTCATCACCGGCAAACGCATCGACGAGCCGGGCACCACGACCGCCTTGACCGCGGACGACCTGACGCGCCGCGGCGCCACCGACATGCAGAACATGGCGCGCTATGCGCCGCTCGTCAGCGTGCCGGGCGCCGCCAGCGGCAGCGGCAACGTGTGGGACGGCGCCGGCAACACGGGCTTCAATATCCGCGGCGTGGAAGGCAACCGCGTCAGCCTCGACCTGGACGGCATCGCGCTGCCGGATGCGGCGCCCAAGCCGGACGGCATGACCGCCAACGCGTTCGGTGTCGGGCGCGATTACTTCGACCCCGAAACGTTCCGCACGGTGGAGATCAGCTCCGGCACGACGGCCACGCGCGCCGGCACGCCGGGACTGGGCGGCGCCGTCACGTTCGTCACGAAGGCGCCGGAGGATTACGTCAGCGCCACCCACCCCGTCCATGCCGATTACAAGTTCGGCTACGACGGCGCGGCCAATATGCGCATGCATGCGCTGACGGGCGCAGTGCACAGCGGCGCATGGGAAGCGCTGGCGCTGCTGGTGCATCGCGACGGCAGCGCGCTCGAGTCCAGCGGCAGCGTGGCTGTGAATCCGGACGACTGGAATTCGGATGCGCTGCTGGCCAAGCTGGCGTACTCGCCCCGGCAGGGCCACACGCTGGTGGCGACCATCGATGCCTATCGCGCCCAGCACCGGCGCCGCTTCGACAACAAGCAAGGCGCCTCGTACCCGGAAGGCGCGGCGCAGGACTCACGCACGCGCCGCAGCCGGGCCAGCATCGATCACCGCTTCACCGGCACGACCCCCTGGTTCGATACGCTCGAAAGCCGTATCTACGTGCAGGACGCGGAAGTGGCCGACGCCACGCATGCCCGCTACATCACCGGCAACCAGCCCTACGTGCGCGACATCGCGACGGGCTTCGAGAACGACAGCGTGGGCGTTACGACCAACGCGACCAAGCGGTTTGGCGCGCACGGGCTGGCGTATGGCTTCAGCGCCGAGTCGATCGAGACACGCCGACCGTGGCGCGAGGATCGGACCGTCATCGCGACGGGCGCGCACCAGATCATGAGCAAGAACCGCATGGCCGATACGGACACGCGCAAGCTGGCGGCCTATGCACGCGGCGAGCTGGCACTGGGCGACTTCACGATCACGCCGGGCCTGCGCTATGACCATCGGGAGCTGAAACCAAAGAACCTGTCGACCTATGCCGTCGCGGTGCCCGGCGCGGCCGGGGAAGTGCGCGAGGAGAGCGACGGCTACTTCACGCCCAGCCTGGCGCTGGCATATGCGCTGCGGCCGGAGTGGTCCGCCTACCTGCAGTACAGCCGCGGCACGCGCCTGCCCACGGCGGCAGAGCGTACGGGCACCTACGATTCCTTCAGTTACACGGGCGGCAGCAACGGCTATGCAGTGCTGGGCAATGCCGGCTTGAAGAAGGAGACCAGCAACGCGTTCGAGCTGGGGATCAAAGGGCAGGTGGCCCGCGGCGTGCGCGTCAGTGCCGCGCTGTTCCATACGAGCTACGACAACCTGATCGAATATGCGGCGCAGCCGCCCGATCCCGTCAACTACCCGACCATCACCTTTGGCCTGTACCGGCCGGAAAACGTGGGCGATGCGAAGACCTGGGGCGGCGAGGCGTCCGCGCGCTTCGACTTCGGCCAGTGGTCGGCACCGCTGAACGGCACCAGCCTGGCGCTGGTGGCCGGCGTCCAGCACAGCAAGGCACGCAACGAGGCCAGCGGGATGGAGGCCGAACTGGCGTCCACCTTGCCCCGCAAGGCCAGCGCCACGCTGGCGTGGGACGATCCGGGCAAGCGCGGTGGGGCATCGGTGTCGCTGGTCCACGTCGGCGCCAAGCGGGCCGATGCCGACGTGTTCGCGGCCGCCAGCGCAGCGGTGGGCACGCGCTTTGCCGTGCCGTCCTACACGATCATGGACCTGGCGGCTTACTGGAATGTCGGCGGCAACGCCGAGCTGACGGCCGGCATCTACAACGTCACGGACAAGAAATACTGGGATTACGCCAACTCGCGCAGCCTGCCGGCCGGCACCACGGCGGCAACGCTGGCCGACATCGAACGCCAGGCGCGCCCCGGCCGTTATGCGGCCGTCACCTTCAAACTGATTTACTGA
- a CDS encoding antitoxin Xre-like helix-turn-helix domain-containing protein, with amino-acid sequence MGAADKSVAERRRTARQGGDGECASFVRLFQAGPQYRIELIREGVAAREVAELSALLAVSKESLMDALGIPRATLNRKVRENRPLPPDESERVLGVKALIGQVQTMVEQSGNAEGFDTLAWLSRWLNTSVPALGGKTPASYLDTVEGQKYIANLLDMTQSGAYA; translated from the coding sequence ATGGGCGCAGCAGACAAATCGGTGGCTGAGCGCCGTCGTACCGCTCGGCAGGGGGGCGATGGCGAATGTGCAAGCTTCGTACGGCTGTTCCAGGCGGGGCCGCAATATCGCATCGAATTGATCCGGGAAGGCGTTGCCGCCCGCGAGGTGGCGGAGTTGTCGGCTCTGCTTGCTGTCTCCAAGGAAAGCCTGATGGACGCGCTGGGTATTCCGCGCGCCACGCTGAACCGCAAGGTACGCGAGAACCGCCCGCTGCCGCCGGACGAATCGGAGCGTGTGCTGGGCGTGAAAGCACTGATCGGCCAGGTGCAGACGATGGTCGAACAGTCCGGCAACGCGGAAGGCTTCGATACGCTCGCCTGGCTGTCGCGCTGGCTCAACACCTCCGTTCCCGCCCTGGGCGGCAAGACGCCCGCCAGCTACCTCGACACCGTCGAGGGCCAGAAATACATCGCCAACCTGCTCGACATGACGCAGAGCGGAGCCTATGCATGA
- a CDS encoding hemin-degrading factor produces the protein MKTLRRNLLALAGAMAIGTPCAFAQTPTLAERWAALRKEQPTVQMRDASRTLQVSEAELLATGIGNTVTRLADTAHAPREIMRRALDLGRVMALTRNENAVIEVTGTATRIAQAKQGDDGAKDAEREARELNIAGGYLGGPIDLRFQFPKWRHAFAVIQPGRDGAVSRSLQFFDAAGTAVHKVYLKNDAAIPVFDKLVAEFRHPQQDGKLAIVPAAPKPAPKPDSAIDVKEFQLAWKEMTDVHQFNRIVGEFGMSREQALRLAPAGAARRIAPHAVRQLLEQAAAKGVAIMAFVGNGAVTQIYSGKIGKIGKVAASGGWFNVLDPDFNLHLRDGTFRAGYVLQRAGVTSVEFFDDQGELAVTFFGVRERGQPQPLGWTELTAALPQG, from the coding sequence ATGAAAACACTACGACGCAATCTGCTGGCATTGGCCGGCGCCATGGCCATCGGCACACCCTGCGCCTTCGCGCAAACGCCCACCCTGGCCGAACGGTGGGCCGCGCTGCGCAAGGAGCAGCCCACGGTGCAGATGCGCGACGCGTCGCGCACGCTGCAGGTCTCCGAAGCGGAACTGCTGGCCACCGGCATCGGCAACACCGTCACCCGCCTTGCCGACACGGCGCATGCGCCGCGCGAGATCATGCGCCGCGCGCTCGACCTGGGCCGCGTGATGGCGCTGACGCGCAACGAGAATGCCGTCATCGAAGTGACCGGCACCGCCACGCGCATCGCCCAGGCCAAGCAGGGAGACGACGGCGCCAAGGATGCCGAGCGCGAGGCGCGCGAACTCAATATCGCCGGCGGCTACCTGGGCGGCCCCATCGACCTGCGCTTCCAGTTCCCGAAATGGCGCCATGCCTTCGCCGTGATACAGCCGGGGCGCGACGGCGCCGTCAGCCGCAGCCTGCAGTTCTTCGATGCCGCCGGCACGGCCGTCCACAAGGTCTACCTGAAGAACGACGCGGCCATTCCCGTGTTCGACAAGCTGGTGGCCGAGTTCCGTCATCCGCAGCAGGACGGCAAGCTGGCAATCGTTCCCGCCGCGCCGAAGCCCGCCCCAAAACCGGACAGCGCAATCGACGTCAAGGAATTCCAGCTCGCGTGGAAGGAGATGACAGACGTGCACCAGTTCAACCGCATCGTCGGCGAATTCGGCATGTCGCGCGAGCAGGCGCTACGCCTGGCGCCTGCCGGCGCGGCCCGCAGGATTGCGCCGCATGCCGTACGCCAGCTGCTGGAACAGGCAGCGGCCAAGGGCGTGGCAATCATGGCCTTTGTCGGCAACGGCGCCGTCACGCAGATCTACAGCGGCAAGATCGGCAAGATCGGCAAAGTCGCCGCGAGCGGCGGCTGGTTCAATGTGCTCGATCCCGACTTCAATCTGCACCTGCGCGATGGCACGTTCCGCGCCGGCTACGTGCTGCAGCGCGCCGGCGTCACGTCCGTCGAATTCTTCGACGACCAGGGGGAGCTGGCGGTAACGTTCTTCGGCGTGCGCGAGCGGGGCCAGCCGCAGCCGCTGGGCTGGACCGAGCTGACAGCTGCCTTGCCGCAAGGCTGA
- a CDS encoding glycerophosphodiester phosphodiesterase family protein, whose protein sequence is MTDFILPRRHLSRRTFIAAAAGTLLLPAVHAADAKAKPLVFAHRGASALRPEHTLAAYAKAIADGADYIEPDLVCTKDGVLVARHEADLTETTDVAKRSEFASRRTSRKLDGETHTGWFVDDFTLVELKTLRAVERIPQSRPGSAQYDGMFQLLTFEEVIDFVAAQSATTGRLIGLVPELKSSTYFAAHRLALEDRFIATLAAHEYTRRAPVEIQSFEVANLRYLRDKLGRRANLRLMQLVGVGAMQPSDVIAAGGKLTYGAMATPQGLRDVAAYADTFAPPTRALIPLKKDGSLDAPTPIATDVRAAGLRLETWTFRPENRFLAADFRNAAGEHARNEAGSVAEIRRYLQLGLDGFFTDDPALGRAAVDG, encoded by the coding sequence ATGACGGACTTTATTCTTCCCCGGCGCCACCTGTCGCGGCGCACCTTTATCGCGGCCGCTGCGGGCACGTTGCTGCTGCCGGCCGTCCACGCGGCCGATGCGAAAGCGAAACCGCTGGTGTTCGCGCACCGCGGCGCCTCGGCGCTGCGGCCCGAGCACACGCTGGCCGCCTACGCAAAAGCCATCGCGGACGGCGCCGATTACATCGAGCCGGACCTCGTCTGCACGAAGGATGGTGTGCTCGTCGCCCGTCACGAAGCCGACCTGACGGAAACGACGGACGTGGCGAAGCGCAGCGAGTTCGCGTCGCGGCGCACCAGCAGGAAGCTCGATGGCGAGACCCACACGGGCTGGTTCGTCGACGACTTCACGCTGGTGGAGCTGAAGACGCTGCGCGCGGTGGAGCGCATTCCGCAGTCGCGTCCCGGCAGCGCGCAGTACGACGGCATGTTCCAGCTGCTCACGTTCGAGGAAGTCATCGACTTCGTCGCCGCGCAGTCGGCCACGACGGGCCGCCTGATCGGCCTCGTGCCCGAGCTGAAAAGCTCGACGTATTTTGCCGCGCACCGGCTGGCGCTGGAGGACCGCTTCATCGCCACGCTGGCGGCACACGAATACACGCGCCGCGCTCCTGTCGAGATCCAATCGTTCGAGGTGGCGAACCTGCGCTACCTGCGCGACAAACTGGGTCGCCGCGCCAACTTGCGGCTGATGCAGCTCGTCGGCGTGGGCGCCATGCAGCCCAGCGACGTAATCGCCGCGGGCGGCAAGCTGACCTACGGCGCGATGGCCACGCCGCAGGGCCTGCGCGACGTGGCCGCCTATGCCGACACGTTCGCGCCGCCCACGCGCGCGCTCATCCCGCTGAAGAAGGACGGCAGCCTGGATGCGCCCACGCCGATTGCCACCGACGTGCGCGCTGCCGGGCTGCGGCTGGAGACCTGGACGTTCCGCCCCGAGAACCGCTTCCTTGCCGCGGACTTCCGCAACGCGGCCGGGGAGCACGCGCGCAACGAGGCCGGATCGGTCGCGGAGATCCGGCGCTACCTGCAACTCGGTCTGGACGGCTTCTTCACGGACGACCCGGCACTGGGCCGTGCCGCGGTGGACGGCTGA
- a CDS encoding SDR family oxidoreductase: protein MTNKALIIGSSGVVGSALAERLLEQGWNVSGVSRGRTATVPGVTQISADLTSRDALDAALAGVDPTHVFITAWSRQANEEENIKVNGAMVANVLAAIGPAGTVRHAALVTGLKHYLGPFDAYGKGAVPVTPFREEQGRQDVPNFYYEQEDRLFDAAKQFGFTWSVHRPHTIIGYAVGNAMNMGQTLAVYASLCKHTGQPFVFPGSRAQWEGVTDLTDARVLARHLQWASTNDAGKNEDFNVVNGDIIRWQWLWPKLADYFGVEAAPLPAAISPLEDRMAVAPRLWREIAQQHGLAEADVTKLASWWHTDADLGRPMEVITDMTKSRKAGFLDYQGTPDAFFDLFERLKREKLIPG, encoded by the coding sequence ATGACCAACAAGGCACTCATCATCGGCAGCAGCGGCGTCGTCGGCAGCGCGCTTGCGGAGCGGCTGCTCGAGCAAGGCTGGAACGTATCCGGCGTCTCGCGCGGCCGTACGGCCACCGTGCCCGGCGTGACGCAGATCAGCGCGGACCTGACCTCGCGGGATGCACTCGACGCAGCGCTTGCCGGCGTCGATCCCACGCACGTCTTCATCACGGCCTGGTCGCGCCAGGCCAACGAGGAAGAGAACATCAAGGTCAACGGCGCCATGGTGGCGAACGTGCTGGCGGCCATCGGCCCGGCCGGCACCGTGCGCCACGCCGCGCTGGTGACGGGGCTGAAGCACTACCTCGGCCCGTTCGACGCCTACGGCAAGGGCGCCGTGCCCGTGACCCCGTTCCGCGAGGAGCAGGGCCGCCAGGACGTTCCCAACTTCTACTACGAGCAGGAAGACCGCCTGTTCGACGCGGCGAAGCAGTTCGGCTTCACATGGAGCGTGCATCGTCCCCACACGATCATCGGCTACGCCGTCGGCAATGCGATGAACATGGGGCAGACGCTGGCCGTCTATGCAAGCCTGTGCAAGCACACGGGCCAGCCGTTCGTCTTCCCCGGCAGCCGCGCCCAGTGGGAAGGCGTGACGGACCTGACGGACGCACGCGTGCTGGCACGCCACCTGCAATGGGCATCGACGAACGACGCGGGCAAGAACGAGGATTTCAACGTCGTCAATGGCGACATCATCCGCTGGCAGTGGCTGTGGCCGAAGCTGGCAGACTATTTCGGCGTGGAGGCGGCGCCGCTGCCGGCGGCCATCAGCCCCCTGGAAGACCGCATGGCGGTTGCGCCGCGGCTGTGGCGCGAGATCGCGCAGCAGCACGGCCTGGCCGAAGCGGACGTCACGAAGCTGGCCTCCTGGTGGCATACGGACGCGGACCTGGGCCGGCCAATGGAAGTCATCACGGACATGACGAAAAGCCGCAAGGCGGGCTTCCTCGATTATCAAGGCACGCCGGACGCGTTCTTCGACCTGTTCGAGCGGCTGAAACGCGAGAAGCTGATTCCAGGCTGA
- a CDS encoding TonB-dependent receptor codes for MNRNLKAAAAACAALTLAPLALAENVAAAVATMAAPGADSAADAAAADAAAAGPIATVEIATRRTRSSVALKQDEIQKILPGINPLKALQTLPGVNFQTADPWGNNEQNLSLSVHGFSGQQLGYTMDGVPLGDQQYGNYNGLSPQRAVISENVRGVVLSSGAGDLATASTSNLGGTIETFSSDPLATRNFAAQQTVGSHKTSRTFLRYDTGKFGDSRAYISALHHEARAWDFEGRQGGDQLNAKFVNDNATGKLTLFLNYSDKIEPNEDSTVHVAGETSAPYTRPFLYPDFPAALSYLSPTGATPAAEGNNYRNYYSDAQREDWLGYARYEWNLSDNVTWMNQVYYHYDDGVGVVAGPIGVAGLPALFAVYYPNQNLKQVFGNSGYATRTTEYRINRAGVQSILRAELGAHKVQGGLWFEHNESQAYRRWYALDVNNPSSPYDRPSNPLITQYGSEIENKVVQLHLQDEWQVRPDLVLQAGFKSSLQFAHGDFPVQPKIGAIAGGSKALPVGDIDTKKWFLPQLGARWDLNAQDQLFVNVQKNMRQFVTYGGGGASPWSLASQQAFDLFKAEAKPETSVTVEAGLRGSRTFGGGIISGLDGQVSVYHVNFKDRLLTISPTPVISSIIGGNPVLANVGSVKTDGIDLSGTLHFGRRFSIYNALSYNRSQYEDNYMNGAATVPTSGKNVPGSPEWMDKFVATLNLGQTEISLQGEYVGKRYATYTNDLSVPSYFLMNLAVGGKLPFLDGFVKNARYRATVTNLADRTGSLNVVVGAADKTYNTFPIPPRQAFLTVMADF; via the coding sequence ATGAACAGGAATCTGAAGGCGGCGGCAGCCGCATGTGCGGCACTCACCCTGGCCCCGCTGGCGCTGGCGGAGAACGTGGCGGCGGCGGTAGCAACGATGGCCGCACCGGGCGCGGACAGCGCGGCCGATGCGGCGGCCGCCGATGCCGCCGCAGCCGGTCCCATCGCCACGGTGGAAATCGCCACGCGCCGCACGCGCTCCTCCGTCGCACTCAAGCAGGACGAGATCCAGAAGATCCTGCCCGGTATCAATCCGCTGAAGGCCCTGCAGACGCTGCCCGGCGTGAACTTCCAGACGGCCGACCCATGGGGCAACAACGAACAGAATCTGTCGCTCTCCGTACACGGCTTCTCCGGCCAGCAGCTGGGCTACACGATGGACGGCGTGCCACTGGGCGACCAGCAGTACGGCAACTACAACGGCCTGTCGCCGCAGCGCGCCGTGATCTCGGAGAACGTGCGCGGCGTCGTGCTGTCGTCCGGCGCGGGCGACCTGGCCACCGCGTCCACCAGCAACCTGGGTGGCACCATCGAGACGTTCTCCAGCGACCCGCTGGCCACCCGCAACTTCGCCGCGCAGCAGACGGTGGGCAGCCACAAGACATCGCGCACGTTCCTGCGCTACGACACGGGCAAATTCGGCGACAGCCGCGCCTACATCTCGGCGCTGCACCACGAAGCGCGTGCGTGGGACTTCGAAGGCCGCCAGGGCGGCGACCAGCTGAACGCCAAGTTCGTCAACGACAACGCCACCGGCAAGCTGACCCTCTTCCTGAACTACAGCGACAAGATCGAGCCGAACGAGGACAGCACCGTCCACGTCGCCGGCGAAACGTCGGCACCATACACCCGCCCGTTCCTGTACCCGGACTTCCCCGCCGCCCTGTCCTACCTGTCGCCGACGGGCGCCACGCCGGCCGCCGAAGGCAACAACTACCGCAACTACTACAGCGACGCGCAGCGCGAGGACTGGCTGGGCTACGCACGCTACGAGTGGAACCTGTCGGACAACGTCACCTGGATGAACCAGGTCTACTACCACTACGACGACGGTGTCGGCGTCGTCGCCGGTCCGATCGGCGTGGCCGGCCTGCCGGCGCTGTTCGCCGTCTACTATCCGAACCAGAACCTGAAACAGGTGTTCGGCAACTCGGGCTACGCCACGCGCACGACGGAATACCGGATCAACCGCGCTGGCGTGCAGTCGATCCTGCGCGCGGAGCTGGGCGCGCACAAGGTGCAGGGCGGCCTGTGGTTCGAGCACAATGAATCGCAGGCGTACCGTCGCTGGTATGCGCTGGACGTCAACAATCCAAGCTCGCCCTACGACCGTCCGTCGAACCCGCTGATCACGCAGTACGGCAGCGAGATCGAGAACAAGGTCGTGCAGCTGCACCTGCAGGATGAGTGGCAGGTCCGTCCCGACCTGGTGCTGCAGGCCGGCTTCAAATCGAGCCTGCAGTTCGCGCATGGCGACTTCCCCGTGCAGCCGAAGATTGGCGCGATTGCCGGCGGCTCGAAGGCGCTGCCGGTCGGCGATATCGATACGAAAAAATGGTTCCTGCCGCAGCTGGGCGCGCGCTGGGACCTGAACGCGCAGGACCAGCTGTTCGTCAACGTGCAGAAGAACATGCGCCAGTTCGTCACGTACGGCGGCGGCGGCGCGTCGCCATGGAGCCTCGCCAGCCAGCAGGCGTTCGACCTGTTCAAGGCCGAAGCGAAGCCGGAGACGTCGGTCACGGTGGAAGCGGGCCTGCGCGGCAGCCGCACGTTCGGCGGCGGCATCATCTCAGGGCTGGACGGCCAGGTCAGCGTCTATCACGTCAACTTCAAGGACCGCCTGCTGACGATCAGCCCGACGCCGGTGATCTCCTCCATCATCGGCGGCAACCCGGTGCTGGCCAACGTCGGTAGCGTCAAGACAGACGGCATCGACCTGTCGGGCACCCTGCACTTCGGCCGCCGCTTCTCGATCTACAACGCGCTGTCGTACAACCGCTCGCAGTATGAGGACAACTACATGAACGGCGCGGCCACCGTGCCGACCAGCGGCAAGAACGTCCCCGGCAGCCCGGAATGGATGGACAAGTTCGTCGCCACGCTGAACCTGGGCCAGACGGAGATTTCGCTGCAGGGCGAATACGTCGGCAAGCGCTATGCGACGTACACCAACGACCTCTCGGTACCGAGCTACTTCCTGATGAACCTCGCGGTCGGCGGCAAGCTGCCGTTCCTCGACGGCTTCGTGAAGAACGCCCGCTATCGTGCTACCGTAACGAACCTGGCGGACCGGACGGGCAGCCTGAACGTCGTCGTCGGCGCGGCCGACAAGACGTACAACACGTTCCCGATCCCGCCGCGCCAGGCCTTCCTGACCGTGATGGCGGATTTCTGA
- the ftsB gene encoding cell division protein FtsB: MRLITLALAVLLLLIQYPLWLGKGGWLRVADLEQQVDAAHQKNDSLKSRNAKLDSEVRDLKDGTGAVEERARFELSMIKQNEIYVQILRKGQDMPGEGVTPAPPPPEKPKDARPH, translated from the coding sequence ATGCGTCTGATTACCCTTGCCCTGGCAGTGCTGCTGCTGTTGATTCAATATCCATTGTGGCTGGGAAAGGGCGGATGGCTCCGTGTCGCCGATCTGGAGCAGCAGGTCGATGCGGCCCACCAGAAGAACGACAGCCTCAAGAGCCGTAACGCCAAGCTCGATTCCGAAGTGCGCGACCTGAAGGACGGCACCGGCGCCGTCGAGGAACGGGCCCGTTTCGAGCTGTCGATGATCAAGCAGAACGAGATCTACGTTCAGATCCTGCGCAAGGGCCAGGACATGCCTGGCGAGGGCGTCACGCCCGCGCCGCCACCACCTGAGAAGCCGAAGGACGCCAGGCCGCACTGA
- a CDS encoding RES family NAD+ phosphorylase — protein MTCALWRIAAVTPAYSADDLSGKGAETTGGRWNLRGTPVVYTSANIALASLETLAHLAVERLPWNRYLVRIDVPDDVYAARTVLDPVPAGWDADPYGLPSVQAGEAWCREGRTALLDVPSALVPEERNVLINPRHADAARIGAVMQRKWLVDPRMR, from the coding sequence ATGACCTGCGCGCTGTGGCGCATTGCCGCGGTCACGCCTGCGTATTCGGCCGATGACCTGAGCGGCAAGGGTGCCGAGACCACGGGCGGGCGCTGGAACCTGCGCGGCACGCCGGTCGTCTACACATCGGCCAATATCGCGCTGGCTTCACTGGAGACGCTGGCGCACCTGGCGGTGGAACGGCTTCCGTGGAACCGGTACCTGGTGCGGATCGACGTGCCGGACGACGTGTATGCCGCGCGCACCGTGCTCGACCCGGTGCCGGCCGGCTGGGATGCCGATCCGTATGGACTGCCCAGCGTACAGGCCGGCGAAGCATGGTGCAGGGAAGGGCGGACGGCGCTGCTGGACGTGCCATCCGCGCTGGTGCCGGAGGAGCGCAATGTGCTGATCAATCCGCGCCATGCGGATGCTGCGCGGATCGGCGCGGTCATGCAGCGCAAGTGGCTGGTCGATCCTCGCATGCGCTGA
- the eno gene encoding phosphopyruvate hydratase, which translates to MSAIVDIIGREVIDSRGNPTVECDVLLESGVMGRAAVPSGASTGSREAIELRDGDPKRYFGKGVLQACENINTEISEAIMGLDANEQAFLDRTLIDLDGTENKSRLGANAMLAVSMAVAKAAAEEAGLPLYRYFGGSGSMQMPVPMMNVINGGAHADNNLDIQEFMIIPVGAPTFKEAIRYGAEVFHTLKKILHKKGLTTAVGDEGGFAPSVQNHEEAIKLIIQAIEEAGYEPGTQIALGLDCAASEFYKNGKYELEGEGLSLSAQDFTNLLSTWCDKYPIISIEDAMAEGDWEGWATLTGALGKKVQLVGDDLFVTNTKILKEGIQKGVANSILIKINQIGTLTETFAAIEMAKRAGYTAVISHRSGETEDSTIADIAVGLNALQIKTGSMSRSDRMAKYNQLLRIEEDLGDIASYPGREAFYNLK; encoded by the coding sequence ATGAGTGCTATCGTTGATATTATCGGCCGTGAGGTCATCGACTCGCGCGGCAATCCGACCGTGGAATGCGACGTGCTGCTGGAGTCGGGCGTGATGGGCCGTGCAGCCGTGCCGTCGGGCGCGTCGACCGGTTCGCGCGAAGCCATCGAGCTGCGCGACGGCGATCCGAAGCGCTACTTCGGCAAGGGCGTGCTGCAGGCCTGCGAGAACATCAACACCGAGATCTCCGAAGCGATCATGGGCCTGGACGCGAACGAACAGGCCTTCCTGGACCGTACGCTGATCGACCTGGACGGCACCGAAAACAAATCGCGCCTGGGTGCGAACGCGATGCTGGCCGTGTCGATGGCCGTCGCCAAGGCCGCCGCGGAAGAAGCGGGCCTGCCGCTGTACCGCTACTTCGGCGGTTCGGGCTCGATGCAGATGCCGGTGCCGATGATGAACGTCATCAACGGTGGCGCGCACGCCGACAACAACCTGGACATCCAGGAATTCATGATCATTCCCGTGGGCGCACCGACGTTCAAGGAAGCGATCCGCTACGGCGCCGAAGTGTTCCACACGCTGAAGAAGATCCTGCACAAGAAGGGCCTGACGACGGCCGTGGGCGACGAAGGCGGCTTCGCACCGTCCGTGCAGAACCATGAGGAAGCGATCAAGCTGATCATCCAGGCCATCGAGGAAGCCGGCTACGAGCCAGGCACGCAGATCGCGCTGGGCCTGGACTGCGCCGCGTCCGAGTTCTACAAGAACGGCAAGTACGAGCTGGAAGGCGAAGGCCTGTCGCTGTCGGCACAGGACTTCACCAACCTGCTGTCGACGTGGTGCGACAAGTACCCGATCATCTCGATCGAGGACGCCATGGCCGAAGGCGACTGGGAAGGCTGGGCCACGCTGACCGGCGCGCTGGGCAAGAAGGTGCAGCTGGTCGGCGACGACCTGTTCGTCACCAACACCAAGATCCTGAAGGAAGGCATCCAGAAGGGCGTCGCCAACTCGATCCTGATCAAGATCAACCAGATCGGTACGCTGACCGAAACGTTCGCCGCCATCGAAATGGCCAAGCGCGCCGGCTACACGGCCGTCATCTCGCACCGCTCGGGCGAGACGGAAGACTCGACGATTGCCGACATCGCCGTCGGCCTGAACGCACTGCAGATCAAGACGGGTTCGATGTCGCGCTCGGATCGTATGGCGAAATACAACCAGTTGCTGCGTATCGAAGAAGATCTGGGCGATATTGCCAGCTACCCGGGTCGCGAAGCGTTCTATAATCTGAAGTAA